The following coding sequences lie in one Arabidopsis thaliana chromosome 3, partial sequence genomic window:
- the MEE67 gene encoding Mitochondrial import inner membrane translocase subunit Tim17/Tim22/Tim23 family protein (maternal effect embryo arrest 67 (MEE67); FUNCTIONS IN: protein transporter activity, P-P-bond-hydrolysis-driven protein transmembrane transporter activity; INVOLVED IN: protein transport, embryo development ending in seed dormancy; LOCATED IN: mitochondrial inner membrane, chloroplast, mitochondrial inner membrane presequence translocase complex; CONTAINS InterPro DOMAIN/s: Mitochondrial inner membrane translocase complex, subunit Tim17/22 (InterPro:IPR003397); BEST Arabidopsis thaliana protein match is: Mitochondrial import inner membrane translocase subunit Tim17/Tim22/Tim23 family protein (TAIR:AT1G18320.1); Has 680 Blast hits to 680 proteins in 194 species: Archae - 0; Bacteria - 0; Metazoa - 258; Fungi - 229; Plants - 130; Viruses - 0; Other Eukaryotes - 63 (source: NCBI BLink).), with amino-acid sequence MADSSAAEPTTGASSPPVASDENSTQIQPIRMPTIEEIRAQEVWNNCAVRAVTSGVMGGGLGLMMGLFLGALDNPITHDTMTARQQFVFTAKQMGQRSWNSCKTFAVMGLVFSAAECIVEKARAKHDTVNTAIAGCVTGGSMSARGGPKAACIGCAGFATFSVLIEKFFDRHT; translated from the exons ATGGCTGATTCGAGTGCTGCTGAACCAACAACCGGTGCTTCTTCTCCCCCCGTGGCTTCTGATGAGAACTCTACCCAGATTCAACCGATCCGGATGCCAACCATCGAGGAGATCCGAGCTCAAGAGGTTTGGAACAACTGCGCCGTTCGCGCTGTTACTAGTGGAGTCATGG GAGGAGGACTCGGGTTGATGATGGGTTTGTTCTTGGGGGCATTAGATAATCCTATTACGCATGATACTATGACGGCTAGGCAGCAGTTTGTGTTCACGGCAAAACAAATGGGGCAAAGGAGTTGGAATTCCTGTAAGACATTTGCAGTTATGGGTTTGGTTTTCTCTGCTGCAGAATGCATTGTCGAAAAG GCAAGAGCTAAGCATGACACTGTAAACACCGCTATAGCTGGATGTGTTACCGGTGGTTCAATGTCCGCCCGAG GTGGGCCAAAAGCTGCGTGTATAGGTTGCGCTGGATTTGCAACTTTCTCTGTACTCATAGAGAAGTTCTTTGATAGGCATACATAA
- the MEE67 gene encoding Mitochondrial import inner membrane translocase subunit Tim17/Tim22/Tim23 family protein, which translates to MADSSAAEPTTGASSPPVASDENSTQIQPIRMPTIEEIRAQEVWNNCAVRAVTSGVMGGGLGLMMGLFLGALDNPITHDTMTARQQFVFTAKQMGQRSWNSCKTFAVMGLVFSAAECIVEKVIPCLLTKKNKEIPLLTHVS; encoded by the exons ATGGCTGATTCGAGTGCTGCTGAACCAACAACCGGTGCTTCTTCTCCCCCCGTGGCTTCTGATGAGAACTCTACCCAGATTCAACCGATCCGGATGCCAACCATCGAGGAGATCCGAGCTCAAGAGGTTTGGAACAACTGCGCCGTTCGCGCTGTTACTAGTGGAGTCATGG GAGGAGGACTCGGGTTGATGATGGGTTTGTTCTTGGGGGCATTAGATAATCCTATTACGCATGATACTATGACGGCTAGGCAGCAGTTTGTGTTCACGGCAAAACAAATGGGGCAAAGGAGTTGGAATTCCTGTAAGACATTTGCAGTTATGGGTTTGGTTTTCTCTGCTGCAGAATGCATTGTCGAAAAGGTAATACCTTGTTTATTGaccaagaaaaacaaggaaaTTCCACTACTAACTCATGTATCATAA
- the MEE67 gene encoding Mitochondrial import inner membrane translocase subunit Tim17/Tim22/Tim23 family protein: MADSSAAEPTTGASSPPVASDENSTQIQPIRMPTIEEIRAQEVWNNCAVRAVTSGVMGGGLGLMMGLFLGALDNPITHDTMTARQQFVFTAKQMGQRSWNSCKTFAVMGLVFSAAECIVEKARAKHDTVNTAIAGCVTGGSMSARGKTYYLLCMEFKS, translated from the exons ATGGCTGATTCGAGTGCTGCTGAACCAACAACCGGTGCTTCTTCTCCCCCCGTGGCTTCTGATGAGAACTCTACCCAGATTCAACCGATCCGGATGCCAACCATCGAGGAGATCCGAGCTCAAGAGGTTTGGAACAACTGCGCCGTTCGCGCTGTTACTAGTGGAGTCATGG GAGGAGGACTCGGGTTGATGATGGGTTTGTTCTTGGGGGCATTAGATAATCCTATTACGCATGATACTATGACGGCTAGGCAGCAGTTTGTGTTCACGGCAAAACAAATGGGGCAAAGGAGTTGGAATTCCTGTAAGACATTTGCAGTTATGGGTTTGGTTTTCTCTGCTGCAGAATGCATTGTCGAAAAG GCAAGAGCTAAGCATGACACTGTAAACACCGCTATAGCTGGATGTGTTACCGGTGGTTCAATGTCCGCCCGAGGTAAGACCTATTATCTTCTGTGCATGGAATTTAAATCTTAG
- a CDS encoding Homeodomain-like superfamily protein (Homeodomain-like superfamily protein; CONTAINS InterPro DOMAIN/s: SANT, DNA-binding (InterPro:IPR001005), Homeodomain-like (InterPro:IPR009057), Myb, DNA-binding (InterPro:IPR014778), HTH transcriptional regulator, Myb-type, DNA-binding (InterPro:IPR017930), Myb-like DNA-binding domain, SHAQKYF class (InterPro:IPR006447); BEST Arabidopsis thaliana protein match is: Homeodomain-like superfamily protein (TAIR:AT1G18330.2); Has 1478 Blast hits to 1458 proteins in 141 species: Archae - 0; Bacteria - 0; Metazoa - 111; Fungi - 27; Plants - 1117; Viruses - 0; Other Eukaryotes - 223 (source: NCBI BLink).) — MVMMIIIYTEPEISLFPLQDRSEELSSNVENGSCNSNEGINPETSSHWIENVVKVRKPYTVTKQREKWSEEEHDRFLEAIKLYGRGWRQIQEHIGTKTAVQIRSHAQKFFSKMAQEADSRSEGSVKAIVIPPPRPKRKPAHPYPRKSPVPYTQSPPPNLSAMEKGTKSPTSVLSSFGSEDQNNYTTSKQPFKDDSDIGSTPISSITLFGKIVLVAEESHKPSSYNDDDLKQMTCQENHYSGMLVDTNLSLGVWETFCTGSNAFGSVTEASENLEKSAEPISSSWKRLSSLEKQGSCNPVNASGFRPYKRCLSEREVTSSLTLVASDEKKSQRARIC, encoded by the exons ATGGTAATGatgattattatatataccGAACCCGAAATCAGCTTGTTTCCACTTCAGGATCGAAGTGAGGAACTAAGCAGCAATGTAGAAAATGGAAGTTGCAATTCCAATGAAGGAATTAATCCTGAAACCAGCAGTCATTGGATTGAAAACGTTGTCAAG GTTAGGAAACCGTACACAGTAACTAAGCAGAGAGAGAAGTGGAGTGAGGAAGAGCATGATAGGTTTCTTGAAGCTATCAAGCTTTATGGTCGTGGGTGGCGTCAAATCCAAG AACACATAGGTACAAAAACCGCTGTACAGATACGAAGCCATGCTcaaaagttcttctccaag ATGGCTCAGGAAGCTGACAGTAGAAGTGAAGGATCGGTTAAAGCGATTGTGATCCCGCCTCCTCGTCCAAAGAGAAAACCGGCACATCCTTATCCTCGGAAATCGCCTGTTCCATATACTCAGTCTCCTCCACCAAATTTGTCAGCTATGGAGAAAGGAACCAAGTCTCCAACCTCAGTGTTATCATCGTTTGGTTCAGAGGATCAA AATAACTACACAACATCCAAGCAACCTTTCAAAGATGATTCTGACATTGGTTCAACACCCATTTCAAGCATTACTCTTTTCGGGAAGATTGTCCTTGTCGCGGAAGAATCTCACAAACCATCCTCttacaatgatgatgatcttaaACAAATGACGTGTCAGGAGAATCACTACTCAGGGATGCTAGTTGACACTAATTTATCTCTTGGTGTATGGGAAACGTTTTGTACTGGTTCTAATGCATTTGGCTCGGTTACAGAAGCATCTGAGAACTTGGAGAAGAGTGCAGAGCCGATAAGTTCTTCATGGAAACGGTTAAGCTCCTTAGAAAAACAAGGATCTTGTAATCCTGTAAATGCAAGTGGGTTCAGGCCATACAAGAGATGCCTATCAGAAAGAGAAGTAACATCATCATTGACGCTGGTAGCTTcagatgaaaagaaaagccAAAGAGCACGTATATGCTAG
- a CDS encoding COBRA-like extracellular glycosyl-phosphatidyl inositol-anchored protein family (COBRA-like extracellular glycosyl-phosphatidyl inositol-anchored protein family; CONTAINS InterPro DOMAIN/s: Glycosyl-phosphatidyl inositol-anchored, plant (InterPro:IPR006918); Has 64 Blast hits to 64 proteins in 14 species: Archae - 0; Bacteria - 0; Metazoa - 0; Fungi - 0; Plants - 64; Viruses - 0; Other Eukaryotes - 0 (source: NCBI BLink).), producing the protein MNETRGGYTANVTIFNYLKYHDIEGPWVLDWIWEDQILLSTVGVQSSNFTIYPDDRNRVMIVELPPQTDDNDDQLIIPTSSKDGGIPRFREEHDDLAKSSFTFQIDVGRANLKYHLPAIDHVALTTPRGTYICDKLMKVTQTPGYLSKLVEHELRSVAALGRWEWGHLPQ; encoded by the exons ATGAATGAAACTCGAGGTGGTTACACGGCTAACGTTACAATCTTCAACTACTTGAAGTATCACGACATTGAAGGACCATGGGTGTTAGATTGGATATGGGAAGACCAAATCCTATTGAGCACTGTAGGTGTTCAAAGTAGTAATTTTACGATATACCCGGACGACAGAAATAGGGTTATGATTGTGGAGTTACCGCCACAAactgatgataatgatgaccAGCTAATCATACCAACTTCTAGCAAGGACGGTGGGATTCCTAGGTTTAGAGAAGAACATGACGACCTTGCAAAAAGCTCTTTTACGTTCCAAATTGATGTTGGCCGAGCTAATCTAAAATATCATCTTCCGGCAATTGATCATGTAGCTCTGACCACACCAAGAGGGACATACATATGTGATAAATTGATGAAAGTTACTCAAACTCCGGGTTATCTGAGTAA ACTCGTGGAGCACGAGTTGCGGTCAGTGGCGGCGCTAGGTAGATGGGAGTGGGGTCACTTGCCCCAGtaa